AAATATGTGATCGAACATAATGTTTAAATAGAATTTACTTTGATAATAATATCAAACAAGCCCTAAACACTATACTTGGAATTCGTCAGTGAACAGGATCTTGTTTGTAGGattttcaaaccgaatcaaactgTAAAtcgtatatttttaatatatatgacaaatttttttaaatgaataattaggtgtataatttacattttcatatatactttgttattttatttaccTATATGTTGTATATGAACTTAGTGTGAACAGTGAATTCATGAGTGAAAAGTGCAACTCGCTTGagcattatatattttgttgttatttctCATTCTAACCACAATTCCAAAACCTATTTAATTAATTCCTAAATGCAAGAATCATAAAATCCTACTTATCTCTCTCCAAATTGTAGGATTTGAAGCAAAAACCCTCTTTTAATCACTAGAATTTCTTTCTGATTAAACTCTTAGTGCTCATTGAGATAAAATAGAGATATCTGTTTAAAGTGAGTTATGTGTTTTAAGAAATGTCAACGTCGTGTAGGACATGCCtccttataaaattttcaaattagatAACTATTAGAATGATCATACATTCATAAATGATCATTCAATCTTTTAAATTATCTGATGTAATATGATATTCATATTGTCTACATGACATGACACAAATGGGCATGCACCCTTCTTGCACGACCATTCAATAGGCCAAATTCTAAATTCTTTAACATTTAGTCATTTTCTCATTCATCGATATCAATTATAACtcataaatcaacaaaatgacTAAAAAAACTTATTATACACCTGTGGGCATTACATAAAAGGAATTTCCTTTTTCATGAAATTGACAGTGAGATTCAAAACTCATATACCTTGCAGAAAATTTCATTGGATGGTTCGGATGGACTTTTCCGTTCTTttctaactaaaataaaaaatattgtcttACATCAAAATCGATATTGTTTCATTTTCCACCCCTAATGGGATGGGGGATTTGTAATCCACTAGTTAGACTTTTTGGCCCTTCATCTTtctaactaattaaaaaaaaactcaaaattgtaAAACATTGCATTCAAACTagtatttatcataaaatttgtacaaTGTAGTATGGAAATAATTGCAACTTActttctttcatattttgtaGAGTGAAAGACCGATTTATCAGAAATGATCGGATTTGGCTAACAAATGTATTAAagatattgaaattaaaaatttagtgcATATTTGAAGGCAATTCCATCAAACTTTAAGCGAAtgattatataaacataaaagtCGATGATTTAAGTTATTAATATCCTTCAAAAATATTGTTATCGCATATGTCATATATcgaaagaaagaatttaattaactcaaattcaagacTCAAGGTGTCGATTTCGTCACAATTTTGAAgactttataattaatataatcgattataattttataattttacataacTAGCTTTGTGGAAAGGGAtctcacaaaataaatatgaaatttcaagtagaTAATACTTCAAAATTATGGTATAAATATCAtcatattcatttaatttctaagtataatttgatgaaattcttgtcaaaaaaaaaatctttctgaTTTGATTTTATGTCCTTGAGcatacatagaaaaaaaaatgttagaccatttaatataaaaaataatgttaatagacatgatttaaacttaattattgtGACTTCGGATGGAAGCAACCATGAAGAGTctcattttattaaacataaataattaccAAATATTCCAAGTAAATACAtgtaaaaattatggtttagtTAAATAATGTTAGTGTTCGTTTTAAggttttcaataatatattatatataagctGGGTTTCTTCTTCGAAATTTATACAGTATAATTTTATCtgttaaaaattatcattcaagAAGGTTTCAAGAGTGAAATGTATGTAATCTTAATAGCAttacaaatgtaaaatatatggGATTCCATATATTCTTATAACCctgaagtttttaaataattaatttataatttatatatagatctTGAAATTTGGATTAATTGAGATTTGTATACACACATGTAcccaaatatataaatacatatgtattttatatgtatcatcgtatgattaggtaattttaaattaaaaataggctaaatgactatttcccatccaaactatgctgaattctcaaagttccccactttaactttgaaaataccatttacccatccatgaccggttaaatttaacgaaactctaattcttaaaaatatgatttcatttcccccctaaatttaaaaaactaatttttttcccctaaaccaagtttgaaaaaatcacattacccccctagggtttagtttctcCAGTGTCATCGTCGACTGTCTCTCTCTCCCGACGGTTTCCCTTCCTCTGACGGCCGCCTCAACTCCATCCCAATCCATTCGATGCTGAGAGATgttgtctgggaagagaaatcatcttcccagatagTAAAAAcgactttgagaattcagcataatttgggtgaaaaatagtcttttgaccttagaaataaaataataactaattatacgataatacatataaatatatttatttgtacgTGGATACATATGATATTGTTCAATCTTGATATTGTTCTGTCGTGTATATCAAACGTGATCAAAATCCCAGAAATCTTCTGGTGAGCTCTAAGAAACCATTGATTTCATGCATGGAAATCATGTATCCATCAAGTTTCCAACCTTTTCCGATGAACAAGAACATTAACAAAATGTCTCTTCATCACCATCCTAACATTTTCATCCACTTGTTATGGCTACTACCTAATATATTAACTGAAAATCTCGTAATACACGAGTCAATTTATGGTGGCTGATTATAACTCCGCCAAATGGCATGCCGCCAAATTTTGCCCATCTGTTTACCCTAATACTTGaccaaatacaatattatacATTATCAACTATTTGTCCTCTTTCCATACGAAATGTTGCTCATAGCCGACGTCCCTCACTCATTTCTGTTTCCATATTTTACTTTTCCTTGCAGATTTCATTGACCACACACAAGCTTCATTTACGCACCAGGCAGACCAAGAGAAATTCTctgagaagaaaaaggaaaacccTTGACAGGAAAAACAAGGTAGCCAGAGAAATTCGAGGCTGGTTATTGATCCACCAAATGGCTTCTTCTCTACCTTATTTCAATACTGTAACCAATCCAATATCGCTCAAGCGCAATTCTCATAAATCCCTGCAAGTCAAAGCTCAGAGCTTTAAAGATGAAGGTACATTTTGCAAGCGAATAATTCTGTTGTTCATATATATGGCgattaatgaataatttttattgacaGGAAGAAGGGTTAGCATTGTTGATGCAAATTTGAGTGTTCTAAGAGAGAGGATAGAGGAAGTTGTGATGAAGGAGAGATTGGAGAGGTGTTGCAGATGTGAATATGGCTGGAATTATGCATCTGGGTATGATCATAAACTGAAAAAACACAAGGATTTGAAAGAGTTTTTTGAGCTTGCAGGATTGATTGGTGGCACTATTGGCTTCACATGTCTTGGTGGCACACTTTTCCTTTGCCTTGTTTCCGTCCTTGTTCATCTCTTTCAATGATTTCTCCACTGTTAGGTGCCGACGTTTCTCTGTTGACGTACAATGCACTATAGTCTCTACCAACGAAAACTGAGATGATAATATAAAGCCAGACGATTTTTTTGTTtgcacacataattttattttttaaattgtattaataaaGAATGTTAATGGGCTCTTGCACCTATGTTGGTATTGTAATTTCATGATGATAAAAAactgtttattaaaaaaagtgttGTTATgcgtatcaataaaattatatgtataaataatatattatatgtataaataatatacataattttatacacaaataatgatatatcactatacaattaagtattattttatctctaattttaaactaCTCAATTATAAGAGAATATATCATTACTTGTGTATATAATGTTATTCTacgtatatatacttttaagtacataattaaataaattattatgatgtgattaaatattattttatctttaatttaaaattgtctaatcacataataatacatcatttatatataatggtgttatgtgtacaaataatatacacaattttatgcacaaataataacatattatcatgtgattggatagttttaaattagagataaaataacactgaTCAAATAgagacatatcattatttgtgtatttgtttgtatacgtaattttattttttaggtattcgattatgaattatattatatatattcactttaaatacataaataagtatatatttgtatatattatcatataattaatcatataataatatacataaatatatatatatctatttatatatttaaaattgatatacataattttattgtctgAAGCcatacaatttgattttttaaaaaattattgtggaAAACGCAGAAATCAAGGCCTTTGATGACGCTTGCTAGCAATGTAACAGCTGTTTAATTTCTTAATCAAGACCAACTAAGCATTTGAAGGAAATACGAGTTTCTATAAATTTACGTCTTAATTTATTTCAACAAGATCACAtatctttttcaaatatattttttaatattatcatatattgaTTGTTAATcccaattaaattaaatagcttataaaatacattttattaaattagagTTGCCTTGGTAAACTTGAGTCCCAAATTCCAATTCTTCCAAGAACTTAGCCcttaaaaaattcttaataatatatttttcaagagGACGTGGAAGAAGATGACGAAGAGACCCTgttgttatcattattattaaaaattagcttgtaaaaatttgcaaaaatttTGTAATCATCTCCAGATTGTATAATAGATTATGATGTTGAGACATCAATTTTGTCTCTAAGTATTGGGTTTACTTGTCGAAAACTTAGCTGTTAATTTGTATGAAATGGGCAAGTTAGCCTGCTAAGTCTTCTCTTCAAAAGTTTTATTGACTccaactgatattttttctttaggagttttaatattttattaataaaatatataaattgttttattttttacgGCCCAGACCAGGCTATCCATGGCTATCAATACAGTGCGAACCCAAAGCTCTTCCTAGAGAATGTTGCACCTATGTCATTTTTACCCTCAGTCATTTTGATTATGCTtaagaatgaaaattaaaaaaaaaaaaatcagaaaatgagaaataaaactcaaattattCACTTAAGATACTGTGGCTAACTTCTTTCACCGAGCAAGTAATATATCAATAACTTAATATACCAGTAAACTTATACTAATctatttgagtatacaaataaataaatatttaatatatattaccatatgattagatgattttaaattaaaaataaaataatatctaatcatgtTATgacacaattaaatatatatccatttatatattcaaaataaatacgtaaAATATTACGTATACAcatataatgtgtcattatataattgaatattactttatcattaattcaaactcactcaatcatttaatgacatatatcaaatgtgtatttatttatatacataaaatagatacacataattttattaatatattaatgatgaataattaagtaatttatttttctatcttctTGTTCAGACTTGAGTCGACTTAAATTATACAGCATGAGAGGTGGGATAAAACCATCATGTTAcagaataaaggaaaaaaaatgggaTGTTCATAATAGCAAAGGATTCAATCAATTTCATCAATTCAAACACCTCACCTGTATTCCACTCTTTCTGCACAATCTTCTACCGCACTccataacaaaacaaaactcaGAACTACAACCCACCATTACACAAACTTGACTGAGTTTCAGTTCCGAAGAAATGCCACGGTGGCGACACGCGAACCCTCTACTCCACCAAACATGAATGTGGGGTATGTGCGAACTCGATTCAGATATTGAAACGGAGGCTCTGTACTTGGTTCTTGTTCTTTTGAGTTATTGGGTTCCTGGGATACATTGATCTTTCTTCGGTTCAGATTTTGCACTTCTTGTACCAACTCATCTTTTGTACTGTTACATGATGTGATTAtctaccaccaccaccataACCAGAGCAGGTGAAGAAATGTAGTAGACAATACCTAGACAAATAGAATTCAGAAATTGGTACAGGTACTTACCAATATTCCACCAGGAGCCACCAATTTAGAAACTGAATCCCAATACATGATCCtgaaagaagaaattattattataattttcactTTTCACTGAATTATAGTTGTAAGGGCAAGATTAGATTGAAAGTTTTGGGGCAATAGAGAGGGTAATTAGCAATCAGTTATTTGACCGTCCCCAAGTGGAAGATGATGATATTGTTACCTTTTGAGAGGGCCATCAGGATGTAATCCAATGGCATCTAAAGTACCTTTATCCATCACAAGCCGAAATTGCCTCTCAAGCTTTGTTTCGAGAACATCATCAACCTGAAAACAAAAGTAACAAgagttgaaaattattaaaaggaGTAATGCAcatatgattattatattatggtaaaaaaaaaccaatgtCCTTATAGTTTCTGAAAATGTATTGTCTTTGAGCCTATTCACACAGTTCGTGAAGACCACCCATCAAGTTTAAGATCACTGGGACTCATGAAAAACACCAGAATATAAGTTTGTTCTATACAACCCACACAGTCAGCATACTAACACTCCACTACACTAATGCAGATCTCCTCAGAATTTATCTTTTAGTCAATGATGCTATGCAAGCATTATGACATCCACCGAGAATGGCCAATATTTACTTggaaatacaaatatattaatggTCATCTCAAGCAACTTTTTTCACCAACAAGATGcactgttctttttttttttcttcttcttttaaaattatagatacAATGAGAAAGAAGATATTACCTTCACtggaaaaaataagaaacaaagaatCAGAATTTTACAAGAAACTTAAGTTTTCACAGAAAAAATGCTTGTAAATGAGAGCATGTGCATCTTAAAATATTAGTACAGGTCTGTAAAGCAAGACCTACAAAACTGGCAATCATTCATTTTAGAGGGCAGGCAACTGCTTCTAGATAAATCATCAAGAAATATATCAAATGTACAACGACTTCATGCAGAATTAGAGATGAAATAGGCCATaacaaaatccaaatttattCTCAAATTCATCATACCAagaaat
The genomic region above belongs to Mangifera indica cultivar Alphonso chromosome 15, CATAS_Mindica_2.1, whole genome shotgun sequence and contains:
- the LOC123197189 gene encoding uncharacterized protein LOC123197189, with the translated sequence MASSLPYFNTVTNPISLKRNSHKSLQVKAQSFKDEGRRVSIVDANLSVLRERIEEVVMKERLERCCRCEYGWNYASGYDHKLKKHKDLKEFFELAGLIGGTIGFTCLGGTLFLCLVSVLVHLFQ